From Xenopus laevis strain J_2021 chromosome 7L, Xenopus_laevis_v10.1, whole genome shotgun sequence, one genomic window encodes:
- the LOC108696020 gene encoding synaptic vesicular amine transporter, whose product MSMTEFTLLRWLREGRQSRKLILLIVFIALLLDNMLLTVVVPIIPSYLYSMTHESNNTHDGSIPPAAPSGFHSIFSYYDNTTVITTNFTSSDQLQQSALTPTTSPSLATPPASADCPKADSSLLNENVKVGLLFASKATVQLLTNPFIGPMTNRIGYQIPMFAGFCIMFVSTIMFAFSGTYTLLFIARSLQGIGSSCSSVAGMGMLASVYTDDEERGNAMGVALGGLAMGVLVGPPFGSILYEFVGKTAPFIVLAVLVLFDGALQLFVLQPSRVQPESQTGTPLLTLIRDPYILIAAGSICFANMAIAMLEPALPIWMMETMCSRKWQLGVAFLPASISYLLGTNIFGPLAHKMGRWLCAFIGMIMVGISIICVPFARNIYGLIAPNFGVGFAIGMVDSSMMPIMGYLVDLRHVSVYGSVYAIADVAFCMGFAFGPSAGGAIAKSIGFPWLMTIIGVVDILFAPLCLFLRSPPAREEKMAILMDHKCPVKTKMYTQNSGQPYYTGEEEESESDE is encoded by the exons TTCCCATAATCCCCAGTTATCTTTACTCAATGACACATGAATCAAACAACACACACGATGGATCGATTCCCCCCGCAGCTCCCAGTGGGTTTCACAGCATCTTCTCCTACTATGACAACACTACAGTGATCACCACAAACTTCACGAGTAGCGACCAACTGCAACAGTCGGCTCTGACCCCAACGACGTCTCCGAGCCTCGCTACCCCCCCTGCGTCCGCCGATTGCCCCAAGGCAGATTCCAGTTTACTCAATGAAAATGTCAAAGTTGGTTTATTGTTTGCGTCAAAGGCGACGGTGCAGCTGCTGACCAACCCATTCATAGGACCCATGACTAACAG GATTGGATACCAGATCCCGATGTTTGCAGGATTCTGCATTATGTTTGTCTCGACAATCA TGTTTGCTTTCTCCGGGACTTACACTTTGCTGTTCATAGCGAGATCCCTGCAAGGAATCGGCTCGTCCTGTTCATCAGTGGCAG GTATGGGCATGCTGGCCAGCGTATACACGGACGATGAAGAGCGGGGTAATGCCATGGGCGTCGCTTTGGGAGGACTGGCTATGGGCGTGCTAG TCGGCCCCCCGTTTGGAAGCATTCTGTATGAGTTTGTGGGGAAAACGGCTCCATTCATTGTTCTGGCTGTGCTGGTTTTATTTGATGGAG CTCTGCAGCTGTTTGTCCTGCAGCCTTCTCGGGTACAGCCAGAG AGTCAGACGGGAACCCCTCTCTTAACCTTAATTAGGGACCCCTACATCCTCATTGCAGCAG gaTCCATCTGTTTCGCAAACATGGCCATCGCCATGCTAGAGCCGGCTCTACCCATCTGGATGATGGAGACTATGTGCTCCCGAAAATGGCAGCTGG GTGTCGCTTTCCTCCCGGCCAGTATCTCTTATCTCCTCGGAACCAATATCTTTGGGCCCCTCGCTCACAAGATGGGAAG GTGGCTTTGTGCGTTCATTGGAATGATTATGGTGGGAATCAGCATTATATGT GTTCCTTTTGCCAGAAATATCTACGGCTTAATAGCACCAAACTTTGGAGTTGGATTTGCCATTG GTATGGTGGACTCTTCTATGATGCCAATCATGGGTTATTTGGTGGATCTCCGGCACGTGTCGGTGTATGGAAGTGTTTACGCTATCGCTGACGTGGCCTTTTGTATGGGCTTTGCATTTG GTCCGTCAGCTGGAGGCGCCATAGCGAAATCCATCGGCTTCCCCTGGTTAATGACCATTATCGGAGTGGTGGATATTTTATTTGCTCCTTTGTGCTTGTTCCTACGGAGCCCGCCAGCCAGAGAAGAAAAAATG GCAATCCTGATGGATCACAAATGCCCTGTCAAAACCAAAATGTACACTCAGAACAGTGGTCAGCCCTACTACACcggagaggaggaggagtcagAAAGTGACGAATAA